Within Lepus europaeus isolate LE1 chromosome 8, mLepTim1.pri, whole genome shotgun sequence, the genomic segment gctaaaCTACAACACTAGCAGCCCAACACTCTTATCCTGATCCATGGGATAACTTTTCCCTGCGAAAACGTAGTTTTCACTTTTTGGCCCATGTAGTTTGGGACAGCATGGTAGAAGAAAGTTAGGAAGGACACTGTGTTCCAATGAAGCATATCAACaaaataagaacattttattatgatacAAACAGGCATATATGAAAGTAAATATTCCTTAGACAACTGTTTTTCAGATGTACCAAGCAAGGCTTTCTGTATTCTGACATGACAGCATCCTCTGTTCTAGCAAGTATTCCTTTGCCTCTTCTCCCTCTCAAAAAGGTCTTAATTTTACGGAAAATTCTAAGTGGTGAAAAAGAACCAGGCATTCCACCAAGACATTAATAATTCTCAAAAGCACAAGTATTCACAAGGGAAGACAAGGAATATTGTACAGGATTATTTAGTAGGAAATGGCATACTTGAATATGTTTATCTGTTAGAGTTTAGACCATTATCAATTATTCTGGTTCTGGTAACTTTGTCCGGTTGTATTGTTTCTTTCACCCGTATGCATGTGTATTACAGGCATCCGGCTATGGCACATACTCAGACGAATGGAAGAGAAGAGCAGCAAAAATTGAATTGAATGAAATTCAAAAGCAACAGATTAAAGATGTCTTTGATTTATTTGATGCTGATGGGTCTGGAACCATAGATATGAAACAACTTAAGGTTCTTTAATTATTTCCAATTCTAAAGCAtgtaaaaatcatattatttatttgtggcAATCATTAAAGCTTTAATAGTCATCTTCTGAAAGTTTGATATAAAAGATCTTTAGCCCTAGACTTGCCTTGGATAAACAAAACAATATCTTGTTATGCATTTTAGTTGTGTTTTATAAAGGAGTAGGCCAAAGCCCAGGGTGTAACAATGATATACCTTGTGGCACAGTAGGATTGGAACCGAGGACTGCTGACCTGGTTGTCCAGGTTTATGCTCAGTCTGTGGATAAAAAGAGAGATAGGTTATTAATTAGTAGGTAGttacaaagatttattaaaatttatttccttcttaTTTCAGATTGTAATTCAGACCTTTGGATTTGAACTAAAAGCAgaagaaattaaacaaatatcTGAGCTCATCAAGGGAGGAATTGACACCATTGGTTTTGAAGACTTTTCTGCTATTATGAGTGTAAAAATGGTATTGTTATGATTTTCAAAGTAATATAAGCAATAATAGCTTTCTATATTTTGGAGCTGGGGCAATCAGGTTTCACTGAGGAGGAATTGGAACTCTGTCTTTATGGATGAGTGAAATTTACATAGACAGGAATAGCAAGATTAAAGATGTAGTGAGAAGTCTGGTGTGGAGGAAGGGGTTTTCAGGACATGTGGAGATTATATGGCATGATAGAGAGAAAGGAGCCTGAATTTTGAAGCCTTGTGttcaatatacatatattaagCACCTATTTTTGCCAGGTCCTTTTCTAAGGAACATTGAGTAGGACAACCTTCCTGTGCTCTTGGATCTTACCATTTTTGGTAATAAATCTGAATTACTAGGACTCACAAGGGATgcactctttcttttttcaaaattattatttgtttttttaaatttattttttaaggatacaaatttcataagtaaaactttaggaatatagttattcttctcaccatacctgccctcccacccacactccaaccccacctcctcctccctccctttgccagtcccattctccattaagattcattttcaatgaactttgtacacagaaggccaactctatactaagtaaagatttcaacaattttcacacacacacacacacaactgcttgagaactagttttaagttaactctcaatacaactcagTAGGAACAAAggccctgcatggggagttagtgcagtgactcctgttattaatttaacaattaacacttatgtatgaagtcagtgatcacccgaggctcttgacatgagctgcctaggctatgtaAGCCTctcagtccacaaactccgtatttggacaaggccataagcaaagtggaagttctctcctccctttagaggaAAGTACacctttctttgatggccacttttttccactggggtctcactcacagagatccttcatgcagaatattttttgccacagtgtcttggctttctgtgcctgaaattctctcatgggcttttcagacagaccaggaagccttaagggctgattctgaggtcagagtgttaaaatgatcatcatttgatgagtctgctgtgtggactcatATGCATTCTCTTAACTATTCTGTGTGTCTCCCATTTCAATAAACCTGGTGTTTAAATAGCTTGAAGGGGAAATGTGAGTGCGTTGGAATAATTGCTAAAAGTCTAAGcaataaataaaaccagaattCAGCTTCCTGGTTACTCTTGACCTCAAAGACAGTGTAAGTCCATCTTGATAGATTAAACAAATGAAAGGCTAATGacaattgttttttatttaaagagtgaAAAGGATGATAAAGAAGAAATGTTGAAGGCTTTCAAATTATTTGATGATGATAATACAGGGTACATAACACTAAACACTATCAAGAGGGTCGCCAAGGAATTAGGGGAAAATTTAACAGATGATGAACTTAAggtaaattttgtttattcttataatttatataattttaactttAGCTTATATGTACTCATACATATAAGAaaacttggttttatttttatatttaaatgttaatgtatatcattattcattaaaaattttaaaaatttatttgagagagagagggaaagagagagtgatttctcaaatgctggttcactgccaaatgcctacaatggctggggctgtgtcggggccagagccaggtgccaggaacataacccaggtgtcccacatgggtgtcaggaacccaattatctgagccatcacgACTCCATATTTAGAATTAGGACCCAGAGTCatgaattgaacccaggcactctgacatgagatcagagcatattaactgctaggctaaatactcactgctaattaataaaacaaacatttcaaATATCTACATTTTGTTTTACAGGAAATGTTTGATGAAGCTGATAATGATAGAGATGGAGGAATTAATGAGGAAGAATTTTTGAGAATGATGAAGAAGACTGCTCTTTATTAATACCATTGCTTTCTCTGCAAAGTTATCAAcaaatttgtatttgttatatAGTTCAATAATTTAATATCTCAAtctattcattttcaaattttagtttatatacacacaaattGGTCTCTTGATGTCTAGTCCATGTGAGAAATTGCACATATCTACTAACTGTTGTTAAATCTgtagcatcagaagcaatgtaataACTTCTTTGAACCATGAATCCAAGAACAGTATTAATTCTGTATTTTAGAGCCTCAGATTCTAAGACTTCAAAATTTTAATGGTCTTGATGAAGTTGGATTCATATCCAAATGAATTTAAGAAGCAAACCATCACtttctctattattttctttttgtggaaTTAAATATGAACATTTGTTTTAatcatctttcaaatacataaaatattaaataaaacaaatattaaataaatattatttgctaAGCTTCTTATTATTGCTGTAGTTTGAATGTGTCCCCTCCAAAATTCAGGTGTCAATGTGATAGCATTAAGAGGTAGAAACTTTTGGAGGTAATTAGGTCATTAGGGCTGCTGTCTCCTTAATGAGATCAaggttttttttacttatttctttatttttaaattttatttttatttatttgaaaagcagaaagacatagacaaagagaaatctatCCATTGGCTCATTACTCAAGTGTCTACAACAATGGGCATTGAgacctgaactcaatccaggtctctcacatggtggcagggacctaagaacttgagtcatcacttgctgcctccaggagtgtgcattaacaggaagctggaaattgaagtggagccaggacttgctcTCTaaaactctgatatggaatatgggtgtCCCAGGTAGTGTCTTAACTACCAAATGCCCATAccaagttcttttatttttttcttttatttttttgacaggcagagttaaacagtgatagagagagacagagagaaaggtcttcctttttccgttggttcatcccccaagtggccactgtggccggcgtgttgcggctggcgcgctacaccaatctgaagccaggagccaggtgcttctcctggtctcccatgcaggtgcagggcccaagcacttgggccatcctccactgctctcctgggccacagcagagagctggactggaagaagagcaaccgggacagaatctggtgccccaactggggctagaacccagggtgccggcaccgcaggtggaggattagcctagtgagctgtggtgctggcctattTTTTGGTTTTATGTGGTGACTCTTACCCTTCTACTTTCTTCTTATGGGAGAAAGCAGTTACAAGGCCTTCCCCAGATCAAATGCTGGTGCCTTGATCCATGATTTCTCAGCCTAAATGGCAGAGAAGAGGGTGGGGATAGatacttacatcctctggttcactcccccaaatggctgcaacagccaggactgggacagggggaagccaggagcctggtcttccacatgggaagcAGAGATCCCAGTACTTGGGACATTCTCCACTGCCTCCTCAGGCACagtatcaagaagctggattggaagcagagcacctgggattcaaactggcaatGCGATGCTGagattgcaagcagtggcttcccCTGTGCGCCCTATTAGCCCCTAGCAAGTCAACATTTCAGGGTTCCAGCACCCAGCCTTTGATCCATCCTAGCTGCTGCTAGGTAGGGTGGAGACAAACTGACCCCATTGAGTCCTCCCTAAATTATAGATCCTTGAGCAAAATAAATGCAGCAGTGTTTTAGACTAGTCCATTTTGGGGTGGTTAGTTAAGTACCAGTAGAATACAACACGTAACTTCAAATTATTACAGCTCATCTTCAACCACTTTTGGCAGCTTCCTATAATCGGAAGACTTTAACAATAGTTTTTCTCCACTTGTCTCTCATCTCTTGTACTACTGTCTATATTTTACTTCTATATTTATGCAAATGCCAATAAAATGTAATCTTTATCTTTATAAAGCACTCCATATCCAATTGGAGCATAACATGTTATCCTTTCTGGTGCCCTTCATTCCTTTaggcagggctgtgctccctcCCAGAGTCATGTTTTTCAGCCTGAAAAACGTTTTAGTTtttgttgtggtgaagatctgcTAGTGATAAAagctctcagcttttgtttgtctgAAAAGGCCTTAATTTTTGCCTTCGTTTTGAATCATATTTTTACTAGGCATAGAATTCTAGTTGTGAAGGTAGGAAGGCTTTCATTTCATGGATCATTTTGAGGTCATTCCATTATGTTCTGATTTTCATGCCTCTTTGGCGGTCATGTGTCGTGTTTCTCACCCCACCTCCACCATAAAcgcttttaagatttttctgtttgtcttggttTATTAGCAACTTAACTATTTGATGTCCTCAGGTGTGGTTTTCTTTATGCTTGATTCTACACAAGTCTCACTGAGTGTCTTGATTTTGTGGTTTGATGTCTTTAAGCAACTTTGCAACATTTTTAGTTGGTGTGTCTTCAAATGTTATTTTTGAACTATCACATCCTCTCTATTTCTAAGATTCCAATTACAAACATGTTAGACTTCATCACTATTCTTCATATATCTCCCACACagcctttgtattttctttttttcaaaaaattttatttatttgaaagagagagagggaatcttccatccactggttcactcccaaaatgcctacaacagctcaGCTGAGCCAGGTGCGAGCCAGGTgtaaaccaggagtctggagctcatcccaggtttcccacaaaggtgccaggaagccagggacttcagccatcaccagcggcatcccaggtgtgcattagcagaaagctggaatcagaagtggagatggtACCTGAACCTGGGCACTGTGATAGGAGATCCCAGCGTTCCAAGTGGTGATCTTCACTGCTGTGGCATGTCTACTCCCGTCTTCTGTATTTCCTTTTTCCCTGTGCTAGACACAGTTTACTGCCTTGTTGAAATTATCAATACTTCCCCTGATTTTATTGAACACAATGATTATCTTTATAGTTAAATCCCTCCTTTATGAATTCAGTATCTTAATTATCTCTTGTCATCCTCTTAAAATTGTGGCTTTTCGTTATTTGGGTCTATTTTTTAGCCAGATactatagattaaaaaaattggAGAGTCTATGAATCCTGTTATATTCTTATAAATAAGGTTTTCTTTCCACAGGGAGATAAAATACGGGTACAGGAggatcattttcattcttttgaggGATGGTTTTAGTCATTATTAAGGCTTTTCTGTTTGGGATTTGTCCTTACTCCTATGACATTTCTCAACTGAAATCCTGCCATCAtgccacccccaccctctgcatCATGCCTGGTCTTGAACTCAAATTTTTGTGTATGTAGCATGGACAGCTGCTTAATCACACTTTTGCTCAACTTGTTCTCCTAGATCTTATTTTCTGTTGGGTTTTGTGGCGTCGCCCCCTGGGCATAGTTAGCCAGTGGCCTGAAAGGGCAGTAGACGTGGACAGTTTTTCCTCTCCCTTCACCTTGATTCCCTGCTCTTTCCTCTGTTCCTCTCAAGCCCTCACTACCTTGGCAGCACTCGGCTCCAGTCTGTTCCTCCTCAGCATATTAAGATTGCCGCTTGGGCCTATTTGCCTTGTTTCGGGAATCGGAAAGTTCCCTCAGCTGGGCAAGCTGTGGTGTGTGGGACTCACCTCCTGGGCTGCTTCTCTCTCAGGGATTGGAGCCATCGTTCCTCATCCTGCTCGAATTGGGTACTTTCCAGGTCCTCTGCGTAGCTGTTTTATGTGTTAGCTTGTGTAGTGGTTTTCAGCGAGAAGGTTAGTTCATCGTGACCTGAACCAAAAATGTCAACATCCTTTGTAGGAAAATAAACCTGATGACAGAGACTGGAACAGGGACAGACTGCTGCTGATAGACCAAACCGGgaggccattgcaatcatttaaaCCAGGAATGGTAGAGGCCTGACTCAAGAACAGCTGCATTTGGTTTTGGAAAGAGATGTTGGATTAATGAATTCATGGTGTCTTCTTTCTCTTCACTCTGATGAAGTAGTAATATAAGTGACAGTTGCTGGGTGCTTACTGTGTGTAAGGCATGGTTCTACCTCCTTCCCATGCATTTCCTTATTTATGCCCTATGCCTATTGTTATTATTGTTCTGAATTTACGATGAGAAAACTGAGCAGATGTAAATGACTCGCTCATCACAGGGACAGTAGATGGGTCTTCTGGGCTTTGAAGCCGGGTCTgctggctacagcctctgggctCTTAATCACTACACTCTGCCGTCTCTCATCAAGCTCTAGAACAGAAGTTCAATTACCTGTAAGTGAGAGAGGCTGACAGCCCACATTCTCAGGGAAAGAAAAGCAAGTAATTTTGTTGTTACATGGATAAGTGAATGAATATTTAAGGAAAGTAATAcatttggaaaaatgaaactaaagaaaatataaaactgtttattcatttaaaaagatttatttatttaattgaaaggcagggttacaaaggaagaaagagggagggagaaaggaatagagggagacagagaagggggagagagagagagagagagaggttctatcATCCTCTGCTTcgcaccccaaatggccacaacagccaggtctgggccaggaagaatccagaagccaggaagtctcccacatgggtgacaagggcccaaagacttcggccattttccgctgtcttcccaggcgcattagcagggagctgggttggaaatggagcagcagggacttgaaccagcactcacatgtaatgccagcattgcaggcagtggcttaaccctctgtgtcacaatgcataaaacttttttctttttaaatgaaaaaacagaTTTAATTCCTTGTCAATTCAGCAGTAGGGAGTTGTAATGTATCCCATAGTAGGCAGTGAAGACAAACAGATGCTTGGAAGACAAGAGACTAAGCCTGCACAGTGGTAATGCTGTcacttgatattttatttatgacCACGttgcctcaaataatttttttcttggtttcttgGTCTTCACTTTAACCTATTTTTGCAAAGCAAGTTCAACTATTTATTGAGTGAATTAAGAAGGGAGTAGAATTGTCAGAGAGATGAGTTTTACTCTCTCCTTAATAAGAGTTCCTATCACTTCATCATACCCACTGGAATCTGGGAGTGTCAACCCCATAGCATGGAATGTGGTGCTTATGCCACTAGAGGGCGTCGAGGTCTTGTTTCTGGCTGGTAAATGAGTGTGTAGTTTGATTTATTCTTGTTTCGACAATTTGATATAAATTGTGAAGTGTTTGGAGACCAAAGTTAAAGGTGTAATTCATCTAGTACAGTTTGGAGAAAAATGCAAAGAATGTGTGCTATTCCTTAATCCACTTCTTTGGTAATCATTTacttatcttaatgaaaaatcaAGAGTTAAAGCCAAATTTAATGCTCTAAAAAGTAGCCATTAAATTATCAGGGAAAAATATGTTGTTTGATGATAAAAGTAATTTTCTCTTGAATCCAATTTTGAAGATGGGTGTCATTTTTCTATATGTGAAGTGGGAAATGAATTGTTTCACAGAAAGTTAACTTAGTTGTTAGTgatggctgttcctcttccgatccagcgctctgcttatggtctgggaaagtagcagaattggcccacgtgcttgggcccctgcacccgcatgggagacctggatgaagtttctggctcctgacttcggcctggcccagccccattgagtccactgggggagtgaatcagtgaatcagcagatggaagacctttctctctgtctctccctctctgtaactttatctctcaaataaataaataaaactttaaaagaaaaagaaatcatttggCTTTGTATAGCCCAAAACATACCAGTTTACTTGATGATGAAATACTTCTTTCTTCTCACATACCAACAGGGTTTACTATAGTTTTCTATGGAACTCAACTTGGGAGAAATTGACATAAACAactatttcttttgtttatgtCAGCTTTTCCCAAATTGAGTTCTATGTGTCAAAGAAAGTTATATAGTCATAATAAGTTATATCCTAGGACAGACAAGGTTCTTTTTGTTGATTCtaagctgaagaaaaaaaatatgtagatgTTACACATTGCATTATTTCTTTGTCTATTAGAAATacatgagggccggcgccgcggctcacttggctaatcctctgcctgtggcgctggcaccccgggttctagtcctggttggggtgccgaattctgtcccagttgctcctcttccagtccagctctctgctgtggccctggagtacagtggaggatggcccacgtgcttgggccctgcacctgcatgggagaccaggagaagcacctggctcctggcttcagattggcgcagcgcgccggctgcaacgcacggtagtagcagccatttcgggggtgaaccaacggaaggaagacctttctctgtctctctgtctctcttactgtctaactctgcctgtaaaaaaaaaaaaaaaagaaaagaaagaaagaaatacatgggtgctgatgctgtggtgtagtaggttaatcctcctccgcctgtggcaccggcatcccatgtgggcgcgggttctagtcccagctgttcctcttccagtcccgctctctgctgtagcctgggaaagcagtggaggatggcccaagtgcttggcccctgcacccgcatgggggaccaggaggaggctcctggctccattgcggtcatttgggaagtgaaccaacggagggaagacctttctctgtctcttcctctcactgtctgtaactttacctctcaaataaataaaatcttaaaaaaaatacatgaaagccTTTAATtcctcttacaaataaatactgGTTAATCAAATGTTAAGCCACATAAAAGTAATGATGTAGAGGCCTATGAAGGTTAGCATCGACCCCAGGGTACCACTTGCTAAATACCTTGGACCTGCTGCGTCCTGAGGAGTGTTTCAAAGAAAAACATGAGAAATCGCCTGTTCTTGCTGCTCAGCCAACGGAAAAGTCCCTCTTCTGCCCAAAGGACTGGAGTCATCCTTTCCATCAACCTAGCGGGGAAACAGCCCAGAGGCATCCGGCCAGAGAATACAGAGCCCGTTGTGGGAGAGAACATTTCTAGGAGTCCTATTTATCAAGTTAGGATTTTTAACGAATTTTGAACAATCAGATAAGCAGGAGGAGgctcagctttcttttcctcccccaAATAGAGATCACAGCTCTGATCTCTGAGGATGGAAGTTGTGTGGGAGATACCAGAAAAGCAGTGAAACCTGGACAATGAGAGAGGACAGCACTCTGATTTGTACCCAAGGAGAAAACATTTTCTTACCCATGCTGGCTAAGTATGtagtgattgtgtgtgtgtgtgcgtgtgtgtgtgtgtgtgaatactcCTTGTATCATCCCTCCAACTGTATTTTTAGTAAATAAGTAGTATGAAATTATGTGTAAGTTGTGTATTTAATCATTATTCctcaaaataatttgctattcccCTTTAATTCctgcttaatttttttcatgaaatgtgaAGAATTCAATGTGATGTGGGTAATCCTACTTAATTAACACAGCCAAAATTCTGTTGCCCCGACTGTGTCAAACATGATAGACACACATTACCGTGGTGAGCATGTGTTACACAATGCTTATTTTTGTCTAGCCAAGTATGTTTCCAAAACATTATAaactattttttcatgtgtttcaaattttatttattttaaaatgtatttacttattttcatgtacttggaaggcagagagaaagagagagggagagagagagagcaagcgctCACCAAaagtccacaacagccagcgttgggtggggctaaagccaggagccaggaactccatttgggtttcccacctgggtggcaggggcccaagcacttgagacattcattgtctgctgcttcccaggcacattcaaaggaagctggatcagaagaggaggttCTGGGGTTCAAGCCTTCACTACAATTGAGATGTGGGCAccccaggtagtggcttaacccactgcacccattTCAAATTTTCTATGGTAGCATGTGTGAGCATATTTTTACAGCTTGATTTTGTCCTTGATgttctatttttgaaatttctttaaattGATGCATTCTGCAGAATTCATTCGCTACAACTGCTCTACAGAATGCTACATGAATaacagtgtatatatatatttatttatttgacaggtagaattatagacagtgagagagaggctggcgccatggctcactaggctagtcctccgcctgtggcggcagcacccagggttctagtcccggttggggtgccggatcctgtcccagtggctcctcttccagtccagctctctgctgtggcctgggaaggcagtggaggatggcccaagtacttgggtcctgcactctcatgggagaccagcaggaagcacctggctcctggctttggactggcgcagtgcaccagcggtagcagccatttggggggtgaaccaacagaaaggaagacctttctctctgtctgtctctctctctctgtctaactctgcctgtgcaaaaaaaaaaaaaaaaaaaaaaaagagagagagagagagagacagacagacagagagaaaggtcttccatccattggttcactccccaaatggccgccacggctgggaCACTGCgacgatcggaagccaggagccaggtgcttcttcctggtctcttatgtgggtacagggcccaagcacttgggccatcctccagtgcccccctgggccacagcagagagctggcctggaagaggggcaactgggacagaatccggtgccccgaccgggactagaaccgggtgtgctggtgcctcaggcggaggattagcctagtgagccacggcgccggcccctaactgTATTTAATGGCACCTgatcctctccctctcattcattTCACAATCCATCTGccattttgcattttgttttctcatttcttcacCACTGAGGAGCCTTGTTTTCCTTTGCTAACATGATTCCTTCTCATGACAAGGGGCAGTTTTATCTTCCAGCGGAGGTACTTGCATGTGAATTAAGAGTCTGATTaggaaaagtgattttttaaaaaaagtgtttcgATCATGAAGATAGTCTGTGAACCAAAAgggattttttaaagagtgagTTAAACTCTATTTTCCTTCCTATATGTGTCACCATTTTCCTGGAAACTCTTACTTATCAGGTAAAACCTGATTTACGGAGGCACTTTGACAGCTCAATCATGGATCTCACAGCCAAGCCAGAAAGCAGAAAGCATTTGCTGCTCTCGTTTCCATGGCAACTGTCTGAGCACCAAATATAGGATCATTGATTCAGTGCAGGACCCGGCAGCAGAAGGAACTGAGTGGTGAGGAAAACCCCTTTTACTCGGAAATTTTTCTTTAGGAGGtcaagacctttaaaaaaaatcaatggaaaagTACCAACTAATaccttcatgtattttttttttttttttgttacccAAATGCTGCATTGTTCTTAATTAGGGAATTTTACATTTGCGTCGTCAGGAGTTTATTTCCCTGTTGCTATCCCCTGCTCCTTTCCACTTTCCATGTGTGTCAGTCTGCCCATcgcctgttctttccattgtgaCATGAGGCCTGTGTATCCCAGCAGGAGATGGAAAAGTAATTAACAACTCGCGTGTCCCCGATGAACCAGTATACACTGTCCCAGTAGTGCAGTTTCCCTGCGCTCACTGACGAAAAAGAAACTTGAAGGGTCAGCCCAGGGAAATCCAAgagcttctctgtttctgtcctcTTAGACCTTTATGAATTAATCTCAAAGACTGTGAATTTGTGGAGCATTTCTTTATTGTCAAGTACAATTGTAAGCCACATTGGAAagtcaaataagttttttttttttttttttgattaccTACTATCATCTGTGGCATGGAAATTTAGCTCCATACAATGGCTCCCTATCCACCAAGCACCTTTAAGGGAATGCTACCTTGTGTGGCAATATGTACAATGCCCATTAAAAAACTTAGGCTTAAGGCTACTGCAGCCTATAAAGGAAAACAGATAAAATGTTGAACATCTCTATACTTGCTTGTATGcctttcaaaaagttttgcagcaaaataagcttatcagttaattctgttttccagaagctttttgaaataccctcaaatATCAAGCTGTTTGTGGATCGGTTACACTTTCATTAATACTACCTAGGAGCTGCACTATAGAAAAAGGACCCTTGagccatgaaaaaaaaagtatgcatataAAACAGCAAACGTGCATCCTTTATAGAGTTAGCAATTAGATTGAGACACTATTCTTACGGTGCTCACTATTAGGTCACTTCTTTCAAAGTCATTCAGTAACTGTTAGAATCTATGTCATTCATCAACTTCTTTATCAGAGTCAGAGTGAGATAGACAATTACGGTAGTTACCCAGTGAGAGTGAAACCCCTTATTT encodes:
- the LOC133765542 gene encoding centrin-4-like — encoded protein: MASGYGTYSDEWKRRAAKIELNEIQKQQIKDVFDLFDADGSGTIDMKQLKIVIQTFGFELKAEEIKQISELIKGGIDTIGFEDFSAIMSVKMSEKDDKEEMLKAFKLFDDDNTGYITLNTIKRVAKELGENLTDDELKEMFDEADNDRDGGINEEEFLRMMKKTALY